One region of Carassius carassius chromosome 41, fCarCar2.1, whole genome shotgun sequence genomic DNA includes:
- the LOC132123380 gene encoding ragulator complex protein LAMTOR1-like, translating to MGCCFSSDSETSQQNEEVKPLIPDPNLNKIPTNGLDRNADSLLSSRTDEQALLTTILQRTALNIIDVSAVDSQGMEQHEYMDRARQYSTKLEVLSRTLSQKKPFPLPSLSSQPHQVLAADLVSNADVQQVSKIAAYAYSAISQIKVDAKEELVVQFAIP from the exons AATGAAGAGGTTAAGCCATTGATTCCTGACCCAAACTTAAACAAAATACCCACCAATGGCTTGGATCGAAACGCAGACAGCCTGCTGTCCAGCCGCACAGATGAACAGGCCCTGCTCACGACCATCCTGCAGCGTACAGCCCT GAACATAATTGATGTGTCAGCTGTTGATTCCCAAGGCATGGAGCAACATGAATACATGGACAGAGCCAGACAGTACAG CACCAAGCTGGAGGTCTTGAGCAGAACGTTGTCTCAGAAGAAACCCTTTCCTCTTCCTTCACTGAGCAGCCAACCACACCAAGTGCTCGCCGCTGACCTGGTCTCAAACGCAGATGTACAGCAG GTGTCTAAGATCGCTGCGTATGCCTACAGCGCCATCTCACAAATCAAAGTAGATGCCAAGGAAGAGCTGGTGGTGCAGTTTGCTATACCATGA
- the LOC132123381 gene encoding leucine-rich repeat-containing protein 51-like, translated as MFGSPVDFSFRELNTVSDMLSDEPNPGARPLKRDSEQKILSTTLRLNNNFLSDLTGLMDTLSALYAEPTRLAWLDLSFNEFQHIHPVLTQLKELRLLYLHGNRVCKLSEVDKLAALPFLHTITLHGNPIVTERDYRAHLIGTLPHVKMIDFSAVTKQERELTSVWQRSRNPLKTMSHSKVD; from the exons ATGTTTGGATCTCCAGTGGACTTTTCATTTCGGGAGCTTAATACAGTATCCG ATATGCTCTCTGATGAACCCAATCCAGGCGCTCGTCCGCTAAAGCGTGACTCAGAGCAGAAGATCCTCAGCACAACACTCAGACTCAACAACAACTTCCTCTCAGACCTGACAGGACTGATGGACACGCTCTCCGCTCTTTACGCTGAGCCCACTCGTCTGGCCTGGCTCGACCTCTCCTTCAATGAGTTTCAACACATCCACCCA GTTCTCACTCAACTTAAAGAGCTACGCTTGTTGTATCTGCATGGAAACCGTGTTTGTAAGTTGTCAGAAGTGGATAAACTTGCTGCGTTGCCGTTTCTCCACACCATCACTCTGCACGGCAATCCCATAGTGACCGAGCGTGACTACAG GGCGCATTTGATCGGCACGCTTCCTCATGTGAAGATGATTGATTTCAGCGCCGTGACCAAACAGGAACGGGAGCTGACTTCAGTTTGGCAGAGGAGCAGAAACCCACTCAAAACCATGAGTCACAGCAAAGTGGACTGA
- the numa1 gene encoding nuclear mitotic apparatus protein 1, whose protein sequence is MKFNMNKAGPLLAWINTMFPDKQLSEFIPTRDGFTLLKLCFKLRGMESTEDYKSLSLCKKVEIIFNVLRDDFDLTQRQSSLIFQKITAGTDLELQLAKVALLLCYCTFKKSIFLPMDSNIESEITSMFRFIKDDADGLSLDEGLDQFLDQNSVMNVVNSSSMSSGSSLLNTDDESPIVSRFQRPPRVQFQELCTVASSSDRSPVQDVMSTPHFQLKKLRKDLAHEGDVRDELEKELADQISIISEKEGLISQLQHRVERMLREQGELEKDHKAALLELQEKNESLLHRVHEVLKQCQDLKTDNSQKERKIDELTEENGTLNAQVRNAFAQLAKADEEVAKLTMAHELAQTEWKSRKEFLEKELNEAVTHRDCLSEQVQILQGKISVLEDELQKAKSQEKGEVLGPILEWEKLKQELADLTLKLAQLQDTIFHLEKEKTEVEALLAEERGSFEKETKRLQMVVFDLEQSINSIHLERETLQEALWTQKEILTAQISALESDVSRLQQVEVQLTSEIKISADLRQQREELEGKVASLDKMVNALHTEIKGLEEERASQQDALNALIIDLQSTRATIQEYEKKLEEHQKVVQENESLKKEACTLQHGLDEHLQTSRDLQEQIHILRQEKTGEENKVSQALDKIESLRKQILDLSEKISLKDEEIRNLKNEYDSLGNELKLVKEQNIEINEMIRSNRKEHEETVKKLQQELDTASSTALEKQEEMLVLSVEVTSLKEQICRYSENEVQKQQELSFLEAQHNVLKENMRSIQDQLAEVTATASQKESELHLLQQELCHQETLREKAQDLEKARREELERTVSELQATILEVTSLVSQKEAYLSSLQDEMKDQQLRAKQCEDDLRNELKEKVGNLQELLDTANRDAADKDHLLQSLNQKLKQIELLCQQKEKDVIDIHQVKEDLEKRIIEQKQLLDEYQQNLEILRKEKDHLSTQGSSLREEICHSQQEMSVLQADRNVLKENLAALQYQLVELTTTVSQKESELILLQQELSYQETLREKALELETIKRKEFEKKVSELQAKILEVSTLASQREAQVISLQNEMKDQQMLAKQSEEDLRREQEEKVGTLQGELDMVNRCAADKEKLLGSLDQKLKEMQELFLQKEKDVLETHQAKEELEKTIFKLHVDNQELSERLQNQEILRKERDQLSTEVSCLKDKICGYQDTEVQKQQEISVLEAECNTFREKMDALEKKLMEETTAVSQKQSELLLLKDKVHQQEILREKDQELETAKREELERMVSELHVKILEVSTLASEREACVNSLQGQLMDQLKAIQSEDDLRRVLKEKVESLQGQLKTASQDISDKDQLLQTLDQKLKQMDLLCQQREKDVLDRHQVKDDMERKIGELVVEKQQMLEYQQTLEMVRKERDILSTEITSLKDEIQNYRDTEVQKQQEISSLEAEHNTLKDNLAALKTQVVELTTTASQKESELLLLQNEVCDKENIKEKAQELEKDVSELQAKILEVSTLGSEREAQISYLKEEINDQQLRAKQSENDIRRVLEDKIETLQKQLETASCDITDKDHLLESLHQKLTQIKLNCQQKEKDVIEIQHSKEDLEKRIGELLIEEQQKLEEYQQNLETVRKERDHLSIEVTSLKDEIQSYQKNEVQKQQEMFVLEAEYKTLKENLVALKIQVVDLTTSASQKESDIQMLQKEVCEQENLRERARELEKDVSELQAKILEVSTLATQKEAQISYLKNEINDQQLRAKQSEDDLRRVLEEKIETLQGQSETVSRAVSDKDQLLQTLDQKLKQMDLLCQQREKDVLDRHQVNDDLEKKIGELVVEKQQMLECQQNLEMVRKERDILSTEITSLKDEIQNYREIEVQKQQEISSLEADHKTLKNNLASLKTQVMELTITASQKESELLLLQKEVCDKENFKEKAQELEKDVSELQAKILEVSTLASEREAQISYLKEEINDQQLRAKQSENDLCRVLEEKIETLQKQLETASCDITDKDNLLESLDQKPTQMKLNCQQKEKDVLEIQHSKVDLEKRIDELLVEKQQKLEESQQNLETVRKERDHLSIEREAQINSQNSQKIQADLELMVKEQNGSILALKKASQKCEEKNQELLEQLKTKSEAVEHYKAQVEKAKNHYNGKKQLLVEAQELNKVLEQSLEASKREVKDREMELALAHIELDQAHTKEKKLAAKVKSLEAQVDFADRQLREKRTMMDDKENMRHRESLYIRVPEKQQDTSTDSLEFELNDSLNANSHSAVPGESSTPLVRSSERLAAKRRALGAESLETLYFTPLSQQGNMRKGSRHDAFEHKLESSITSIDDFAVDSAKKLTASARRRRTTQVINITLAKASGSAEEEESFSSLHSARSQPNLAVQHSRPFSMDLSEESAATLSKADTLQNLPGYRRSTVQNVNPPRATSTFCIGAENEPEHVSDDWMRIAELQTRNKACLPHLKSSYPLESRPSLGPSFTVTDEDLRLGDPDETIRRASMMPSQILESLNSRRFSLAPSSSQSSANSQPQRATMLPGQIRSSTAAHRAAQLTKTSSRASENKRSPLAPKRPGSQLQGPDTPEAKKLASCFPRPMTPKARFGNSQNRPPKSPAERRQSLMFTVENTPKNSSRGDSRLQRGLNKLRNSARKSPAVASRALRSAMGAKSPLDSTRRKSPRNKSPKSSNAKKMKFRVKV, encoded by the exons ATGAAGTTTAATATGAACAAGGCAGGACCACTTTTGGCATGG ATAAACACCATGTTTCCAGACAAGCAGCTCTCGGAGTTCATTCCCACGAGAGATGGGTTCACGCTCCTGAAGCTCTGCTTCAAACT AAGAGGGATGGAGAGCACTGAGGATTATAAGAGTTTATCCCTCTGTAAGAAAGTGGAAATCATCTTCAATGTTTTGCGGG ATGACTTTGACCTCACCCAAAGGCAAAGTTCACTCATCTTCCAGAAGATCACTGCAGGGACTGACCTGGAGCTTCAGCTGGCCAAG GTGGCGCTTCTGCTTTGTTACTGCACTTTTAAAAAGAGCATCTTTCTCCCCATGGATTCGAATATAGAG TCGGAAATTACATCCATGTTTCGTTTTATAAAAGATGACGCTGATGGTCTGTCTTTAGACGAAGGCCTAGATCAGTTTCTAGACCAAAACT CTGTTATGAACGTTGTGAACTCCAGCAGTATGAGCAGTGGCAGCTCTCTGTTAAACACAGATGATGAGTCTCCGATCGTCAGCCGGTTCCAACGGCCTCCTAGAGTTCAGTTTCAAGAGCTTTGCACAGTAGCTTCCAGCTCGGACCG CTCTCCAGTGCAGGACGTAATGAGCACCCCACATTTCCAGTTAAAGAAACTCCGGAAAGACTTGGCACATGAGGGAGACGTGAGAGACGAGCTGGAGAAAGAACTGGCCGATCAGATCAGCATCATCTCAGAGAAAG AGGGTCTGATTTCGCAGTTACAGCACAGGGTGGAGCGAATGCTGCGGGAACAAGGAGAGCTGGAGAAGGACCATAAAGCTGCGCTGCTGGAGCTCCAGGAGAAGAACGAGAG TCTTCTCCACAGAGTGCATGAGGTTCTAAAGCAATGCCAAGACTTAAAAACAGACAACTCccaaaaagagagaaagattgATGAACTGACAGAGGAGAATGGAACGCTTAATGCACAG GTGCGAAACGCCTTCGCTCAGCTTGCAAAAGCTGATGAGGAAGTTGCCAAACTCACAATGGCTCACGAATTGGCACAAACTGAGTGGAAGAGCAGAAAGGAATTTTTGGAGAAAGAGTTAAATGAGGCCGTCACACACAGG GATTGTCTGAGTGAACAGGTTCAGATCCTTCAGGGAAAGATCTCCGTTCTGGAGGATGAACTCCAGAAAGCTAAATCTCAAGAGAAAGGAGAGGTTCTGGGGCCCATCTTGGAG TGGGAGAAGCTTAAACAGGAGTTGGCAGATCTGACTCTTAAACTCGCCCAGCTTCAGGACACTATTTTCCATCTTGAGAAGGAGAAGACAGAAGTTGAGGCTTTGCTGGCTGAGGAGAGAGGCTCTTTTGAAAAGGAAACCAAAAGACTCCAAATGGTGGTGTTCGATCTGGAGCAGTCCATCAATAGCATCCATTTAGAGAGAGAAACACTGCAGGAGGCTTTATGGACACAGAAGGAAATTCTTACTGCACAGATATCAGCTCTGGAAAGTGACGTTTCTCGCCTACAACAGGTGGAAGTGCAGTTGACGTCAGAGATAAAAATCTCTGCTGACCTTCGTCAACAAAGAGAAGAACTGGAGGGGAAGGTTGCCTCTTTAGATAAGATGGTTAATGCTCTTCACACTGAAATCAAGGGTTTAGAAGAGGAGAGAGCATCACAGCAGGACGCCCTGAATGCCCTTATCATTGACTTACAAAGCACCAGAGCCACCATTCAGGAATATGAGAAGAAGCTGGAAGAGCATCAAAAAGTTGTCCAAGAAAATGAATCCCTGAAAAAGGAGGCATGCACATTGCAGCATGGGCTTGATGAGCATCTGCAGACCAGTAGAGACCTTCAGGAGCAAATACATATTCTCAGACAGGAGAAAACGGGGGAGGAGAATAAGGTTAGTCAGGCTTTGGACAAAATCGAAAGCCTCCGAAAGCAAATTCTGGATCTGTCCGAAAAGATTTCCCTAAAAGATGAAGAAATCAGAAATCTGAAGAATGAGTATGACTCTTTAGGCAATGAATTAAAGCTTGTGAAGgaacaaaatattgaaattaacgaAATGATCAGATCAAATCGCAAAGAGCATGAGGAGACTGTTAAGAAACTTCAGCAAGAGCTTGACACTGCTTCTTCAACTGCTTTAGAAAAACAAGAAGAAATGCTGGTTCTCTCAGTGGAGGTAACATCTCTTAAAGAGCAGATCTGTCGTTACAGTGAAAATGAAGTGCAAAAACAACAAGAATTGTCTTTTTTAGAGGCACAGCACAACGTGTTAAAGGAAAACATGAGATCTATTCAGGACCAGTTGGCTGAGGTGACTGCTACAGCTTCACAGAAGGAATCTGAGCTCCACTTGCTTCAGCAGGAGCTTTGCCATCAAGAAACCCTCAGAGAAAAAGCTCAGGATCTTGAGAAAGCCAGACGTGAGGAGCTTGAGAGGACCGTGAGTGAACTTCAGGCCACAATCCTAGAGGTCACCTCTCTTGTCTCACAGAAAGAAGCTTACCTAAGTTCTCTTCAAGATGAGATGAAGGATCAGCAGTTGAGGGCCAAACAGTGTGAAGATGATCTACGCAATGAGCTGAAGGAGAAGGTTGGAAATCTACAAGAACTTCTAGATACTGCTAATCGTGATGCTGCAGACAAAGACCATCTTCTGCAGTCTTTGAATCAGAAGCTGAAGCAGATTGAATTGCTGTGCCAACAAAAAGAGAAAGATGTCATTGATATACATCAAGTGAAGGAAGACCTGGAAAAGAGGATCATTGAACAAAAACAACTACTGGATGAGTACCAGCAGAATTTAGAAATCTTGAGAAAAGAAAAAGACCATCTCTCCACTCAAGGATCATCTCTCCGAGAGGAAATCTGCCATtcccagcaagaaatgtctgtgtTACAGGCTGACCGCAATGTTTTGAAGGAAAATCTGGCTGCTCTTCAGTACCAGTTGGTGGAGCTGACAACCACAGTTTCCCAAAAGGAATCTGAGCTCATCTTGCTTCAACAGGAGCTTTCCTATCAAGAGACCCTGAGAGAAAAAGCTCTGGAGCTTGAGACAATCAAACGTAAAGAGTTTGAGAAAAAAGTGAGTGAGCTTCAGGCCAAAATTCTAGAGGTCTCCACTCTCGCCTCTCAAAGAGAGGCTCAAGTAATTTCCCTTCAAAATGAGATGAAGGATCAACAGATGCTTGCCAAACAGTCTGAAGAAGATCTTCGCAGAGAGCAGGAAGAGAAGGTTGGCACCCTTCAAGGAGAACTAGATATGGTCAATCGTTGTGCTGCGGATAAAGAAAAACTGCTGGGCTCTTTGGATCAAAAGCTTAAAGAGATGCAAGAGCTTTTCCTTCAAAAAGAGAAAGATGTCCTTGAAACGCATCAGGCAAAGGAGGAGCTGGAAAAGACGATTTTTAAACTTCATGTTGACAATCAAGAGCTTTCCGAGCGCCTGCAGAATCAGGAAATATTGAGGAAGGAAAGAGACCAATTGTCAACTGAAGTATCCTGTCTTAAAGACAAAATTTGTGGCTACCAGGACACTGAAGTGCAGAAGCAACAGGAGATATCCGTTTTAGAGGCTGAATGCAACACGTTTAGGGAGAAAATGGATGCCCTTGAGAAGAAATTGATGGAGGAAACAACTGCAGTTTCACAAAAGCAATCTGAACTTCTCTTGCTTAAAGACAAGGTTCACCAACAAGAGATCCTTAGAGAAAAGGATCAGGAACTTGAGACTGCCAAGCGTGAGGAACTTGAGAGAATGGTTAGTGAACTTCACGTTAAAATCCTAGAGGTCTCCACACTAGCCTCCGAAAGGGAGGCTTGTGTTAATTCTCTTCAAGGTCAGTTGATGGATCAGTTGAAGGCTATacagtctgaagatgatctacGAAGAGTgctgaaagaaaaggttgagagccTCCAGGGACAATTGAAAACTGCCAGTCAAGACATCTCAGACAAAGACCAACTTCTGCAGACTTTGGATCAGAAGCTGAAGCAGATGGATCTGCTGTGCCaacaaagagagaaagatgtCCTTGATAGGCATCAGGTAAAGGATGACATGGAGAGGAAGATTGGTGAGCTTGTTGTTGAGAAACAACAGATGCTGGAGTACCAGCAGACTTTGGAAATGGTGAGAAAGGAAAGAGACATTCTGTCAACTGAAATAACCTCTCTCAAAgatgaaatccaaaattacagagACACGGAAGTGCAGAAGCAACAGGAGATTTCGTCTTTAGAGGCTGAGCACAACACATTAAAAGACAACTTGGCTGCTCTTAAGACACAAGTGGTGGAGTTGACAACTACAGCTTCTCAGAAGGAATCTGAGCTTCTGTTGCTTCAAAATGAGGTTTGTGATAAAGAGAACATTAAAGAAAAGGCTCAGGAGCTTGAGAAAGATGTAAGTGAACTTCAGGCTAAAATCCTGGAGGTCTCTACTCTTGGTTCTGAGAGGGAAGCTCAAATAAGTTATCTTAAAGAGGAAATAAATGATCAGCAGTTAAGGGCCAAACAGTCTGAAAATGATATCCGCAGAGTGCTGGAAGATAAGATTGAAACCCTACAGAAGCAACTAGAAACTGCCAGTTGTGACATTACAGACAAAGATCATCTTTTGGAGTCCTTGCATCAGAAGCTGACACAGATTAAGCTGAATTGCCAGCAAAAGGAAAAAGATGTCATTGAGATCCAACACTCAAAGGAAGACCTGGAGAAGAGGATTGGTGAGCTACTTATTGAGGAACAACAAAAACTTGAGGAGTACCAGCAGAATTTGGAAACCGTGAGAAAAGAACGAGACCACCTATCGATTGAAGTAACCTCTCTCAAAGATGAAATCCAAAGTTACCAGAAAAATGAAGTGCAGAAGCAACAGGAGATGTTTGTTTTAGAGGctgaatacaaaacattaaaggaGAACTTGGTTGCTCTTAAAATTCAAGTGGTGGATTTGACAACTTCAGCTTCTCAAAAGGAATCCGATATTCAGATGCTTCAAAAGGAGGTCTGTGAACAAGAGAACCTTAGAGAAAGGGCTCGGGAGCTTGAGAAAGATGTTAGTGAACTTCAGGCTAAAATCCTAGAGGTCTCAACTCTTGCTACTCAGAAGGAAGCACAAATAAGTtatcttaaaaatgaaataaatgatcaGCAGTTAAGGGCCAAacagtctgaagatgatctacGAAGAGTGCTGGAAGAGAAGATTGAAACCCTTCAGGGACAATCGGAAACTGTCAGTCGTGCCGTCTCCGACAAAGACCAACTTCTGCAAACTTTGGATCAGAAGCTGAAGCAGATGGATCTGCTGTGCCaacaaagagagaaagatgtCCTTGATAGGCATCAGGTAAATGATGACTTGGAGAAGAAGATTGGTGAGCTTGTTGTTGAGAAACAACAGATGCTGGAGTGCCAGCAGAATTTGGAAATGGTGAGAAAGGAAAGAGACATTCTGTCAACTGAAATAACCTCTCTCAAAgatgaaatccaaaattacagagAAATTGAAGTGCAGAAGCAACAGGAGATTTCGTCTTTAGAGGCTGATCACAAGACATTAAAAAACAACTTGGCTTCTCTTAAGACGCAAGTGATGGAGCTGACAATTACAGCTTCTCAGAAGGAATCTGAGCTTCTGTTGCTTCAAAAGGAGGTTTGTGATAAAGAAAACTTTAAAGAAAAGGCTCAGGAGCTTGAGAAAGATGTAAGTGAACTTCAGGCTAAAATCCTGGAGGTCTCCACTCTTGCTTCTGAGAGGGAAGCACAAATAAGTTATCTTAAAGAGGAAATAAATGATCAGCAGTTAAGGGCCAAACAGTCTGAAAATGATCTCTGCAGAGTGCTGGAGGAGAAGATCGAAACCTTACAGAAGCAACTAGAAACTGCCAGTTGTGACATTACAGATAAAGATAATCTTTTGGAGTCCTTGGATCAGAAGCCGACACAGATGAAACTGAACTGCCAGCAAAAGGAGAAAGATGTCCTTGAGATCCAACACTCAAAGGTAGACCTTGAGAAGAGAATTGACGAGCTTCTTGTTGAGAAACAACAAAAACTTGAGGAGTCCCAGCAGAATTTGGAAACCGTGAGAAAGGAACGAGACCACCTATCGATTGAA AGGGAAGCTCAAATAAATTCTCAAAATTCCCAAAAGATTCAAGCTGACCTCGAGTTGATGGTAAAAGAGCAAAATGGTTCTATCCTTGCTCTTAAAAAGGCTTCTCAAAAGTGTGAGGAAAAGAATCAGGAACTCCTGGAGCAGCTGAAGACCAAGTCAGAAGCAGTAGAACACTACAAAGCACAG GTGGAGAAGGCCAAGAATCACTACAATGGTAAAAAGCAGCTGCTGGTGGAAGCTCAGGAGCTCAACAAAGTTCTCGAGCAGTCGTTGGAGGCCAGCAAGAGGGAAGTCAAAGATCGGGAGATGGAACTGGCATTGGCTCACATTGAACTAGACCAGGCACACACCAAAGAGAAGAAACTTGCGGCCAAAGTGAAAAGCTTAGAGGCACAA GTGGACTTTGCTGACAGGCAACTACGAGAGAAGAGGACGATGATGGATGACAAAGAGAACATGAGACACAGAGAAAGTCTGTACATCAGAGTCCCAGAAAAACAGCAGGACACAAGTACAGACAGCTTGGAGTTTGAGCTGAATGATTCACTCAATGCTAACAG TCATTCTGCAGTACCGGGTGAGTCCAGCACTCCACTGGTTCGTAGCTCTGAGCGCTTGGCTGCCAAACGTCGTGCCTTGGGGGCCGAATCCCTGGAGACTCTCTACTTCACGCCTTTGAGTCAACAAGGCAACATGCGTAAAGGGTCCCGCCATGATGCCTTTGAACACAAACTAGAGTCCAGCATCACTTCCATTGACGATTTTGCAGTTGACTCTGCAAAGAAGTTGACCGCTTCGGCTCGAAGGCGACGTACTACGCAAGTTATCAACATCACCTTGGCTAAG GCATCAGGAAGTGCTGAAGAAGAGGAGTCGTTTTCTAGTCTGCACTCTGCCCGATCTCAGCCCAACTTGGCAGTTCAGCATTCACGGCCGTTCTCCATGGACCTCTCTGAGGAAAGTGCTGCAACTTTATCAAAAGCAGACACCCTTCAGAATCTGCCTGGATACCGCAGAAGCACCGTGCAAAACGTTAACCCACCAAGAG CCACCAGTACATTCTGTATTGGCGCAGAGAATGAACCAGAACATGTTTCTGACGACTGGATGCGCATCGCAGAATTGCAGACACGAAACAAAGCCTGTCTGCCCCACTTAAAGAGCAGCTACCCGCTTGAGTCCAGG CCTAGTCTGGGTCCCTCGTTCACCGTAACAGACGAGGACCTGCGTTTGGGAGACCCAGATGAGACGATCCGACGTGCGTCCATGATGCCAAGTCAGATCCTGGAGTCCCTGAACTCTCGCCGCTTCTCTCTTGCACCAAGTTCGAGCCAGAGCTCCGCAAACTCCCAGCCTCAGCGTGCCACCATGTTGCCGGGTCAGATCCGGTCCAGCACTGCTGCTCACCGGGCCGCTCAGCTCACAAAAACAAGCTCACGTGCTTCAGAAAATAAACGCAGCCCATTGGCTCCCAAACGGCCTGGATCCCAACTGCAAGGTCCAGACACGCCTGAG GCAAAGAAGTTGGCAAGTTGCTTCCCACGACCAATGACACCTAAAGCCAGGTTCGGCAACAGTCAAAACAGACCTCCAAAGTCACCG GCCGAGCGAAGGCAATCTCTGATGTTCACTGTTGAAAATACTCCAAAGAACAGCAGTCGTGGTGACAGCAGACTGCAGCGTGGCCTCAACAAGCTGCGTAACAGCGCACGCAAATCTCCCGCCGTGGCCAGTCGTGCCCTGCGTTCGGCGATGGGCGCCAAGTCTCCTCTGGACTCCACTCGGAGAAAATCTCCCCGAAACAAGTCGCCCAAATCCTCGAATGCCAAAAAG ATGAAGTTCAGGGTTAAGGTTTAA